One Malania oleifera isolate guangnan ecotype guangnan chromosome 10, ASM2987363v1, whole genome shotgun sequence genomic region harbors:
- the LOC131166220 gene encoding large ribosomal subunit protein uL14x/uL14z/uL14y-like, whose amino-acid sequence MLKRGNGRSAGNKFKMSLGLPVVATVNCVDNTGAKNLYIISVKGINGRLNRLPSACVGDMVMTTVKKGKPDLRKKVMPAVIVHQRKPWRWKDGVYMYFEDNAGVIMNPKGEMKGSAITGPIGKECADL is encoded by the coding sequence ATGTTGAAGCGAGGTAATGGAAGGTCGGCTGGAAACAAGTTTAAAATGTCGCTAGGTCTGCCAGTCGTAGCGACTGTAAACTGTGTGGACAACACTGGCGCAAAAAATCTCTACATTATTTCGGTGAAGGGGATCAATGGCCGATTGAATCGGTTGCCTTCAGCGTGTGTTGGGGACATGGTGATGACTACTGTGAAGAAAGGGAAGCCTGATCTCCGCAAAAAGGTCATGCCCGCAGTTATTGTTCACCAGCGCAAGCCATGGCGCTGGAAGGATGGCGTCTACATGTACTTTGAAGATAATGCAGGTGTTATCATGAATCCTAAAGGTGAAATGAAAGGTTCTGCCATAACTGGTCCAATTGGTAAGGAGTGTGCTGATTTATAG